In Acomys russatus chromosome 9, mAcoRus1.1, whole genome shotgun sequence, the following are encoded in one genomic region:
- the LOC127194016 gene encoding 3-alpha-hydroxysteroid dehydrogenase isoform X1 — translation MNSVHLHVALNDGHFIPVLGFGTTVPQKVPKDEVIKATKIAIDTGFRHFDSAHLYKVEEEVGQAIRSKIADGTVKREDIFYTSKLWSTFHRPELVRSCLEMTLKATQLDYVDLYVIHFPMALQPGNQFFPRDEHGKLLVDEVDLCDTWEAMEKCKDAGLAKSIGVSNFNRRQLEMILNKPGLKYKPVCNQVECHLYLNQSKMLDYCKSKDIALVSYCTLGSSRDATWVDQNSPVLLDDPVLCTIAKKYKKTPALVALRYHLQRGVVVLTRSFNEKRIRENMQVFEFQLTPEDMKVLDGLNRNLRYNPAYYFNGHPNHPFADEY, via the exons ATGAACTCTGTACATCTGCACGTGGCACTAAATGATGGTCACTTCATCCCTGTACTGGGGTTTGGAACCACTGTGCCTCAGAAG GTACCTAAGGATGAAGTTATCAAGGCTACTAAAATAGCTATAGACACTGGATTCCGCCATTTTGATTCGGCTCATTTGTACaaagtagaagaggaagtaggacaGGCCATTAGGAGCAAGATTGCAGATGGCACCGTGAAGAGAGAAGACATATTTTATACTTCAAAG CTTTGGAGCACTTTCCATCGACCGGAATTGGTCCGGTCTTGCTTAGAGATGACCTTGAAGGCCACACAGCTGGACTATGTTGATCTTTATGTTATACATTTCCCAATGGCTCTGCAG CCAGGAAATCAGTTTTTTCCACGAGACGAACATGGAAAACTGCTGGTTGACGAAGTGGATCTGTGTGACACATGGGAG GCCATGGAGAAGTGTAAGGATGCAGGACTGGCTAAGTCCATCGGGGTGTCCAACTTTAACCGCAGGCAGCTGGAGATGATCCTGAACAAACCGGGGCTCAAGTACAAGCCTGTGTGCAACCAG GTAGAATGCCATCTTTATCTCAACCAGAGCAAAATGCTGGACTATTGTAAGTCAAAAGACATCGCTCTTGTTTCCTACTGTACATTGGGGAGTTCTCGAGACGCAACCTG GGTGGATCAGAATAGTCCAGTCCTCTTAGATGATCCAGTTCTTTGTACCATTGcaaaaaagtacaagaaaacaCCAGCGCTGGTTGCTCTTCGTTACCATTTGCAGCGTGGCGTTGTGGTCCTGACCAGGAGCTTCAATGAGAAGCGCATCAGAGAGAACATGCAG GTTTTTGAATTCCAGTTGACTCCAGAGGACATGAAAGTCCTAGATGGCTTGAACAGAAATTTAAGATACAATCCTGCATATTA TTTTAATGGACATCCCAATCACCCATTTGCCGATGAATATTAA
- the LOC127194016 gene encoding 3-alpha-hydroxysteroid dehydrogenase isoform X2 — translation MNSVHLHVALNDGHFIPVLGFGTTVPQKLWSTFHRPELVRSCLEMTLKATQLDYVDLYVIHFPMALQPGNQFFPRDEHGKLLVDEVDLCDTWEAMEKCKDAGLAKSIGVSNFNRRQLEMILNKPGLKYKPVCNQVECHLYLNQSKMLDYCKSKDIALVSYCTLGSSRDATWVDQNSPVLLDDPVLCTIAKKYKKTPALVALRYHLQRGVVVLTRSFNEKRIRENMQVFEFQLTPEDMKVLDGLNRNLRYNPAYYFNGHPNHPFADEY, via the exons ATGAACTCTGTACATCTGCACGTGGCACTAAATGATGGTCACTTCATCCCTGTACTGGGGTTTGGAACCACTGTGCCTCAGAAG CTTTGGAGCACTTTCCATCGACCGGAATTGGTCCGGTCTTGCTTAGAGATGACCTTGAAGGCCACACAGCTGGACTATGTTGATCTTTATGTTATACATTTCCCAATGGCTCTGCAG CCAGGAAATCAGTTTTTTCCACGAGACGAACATGGAAAACTGCTGGTTGACGAAGTGGATCTGTGTGACACATGGGAG GCCATGGAGAAGTGTAAGGATGCAGGACTGGCTAAGTCCATCGGGGTGTCCAACTTTAACCGCAGGCAGCTGGAGATGATCCTGAACAAACCGGGGCTCAAGTACAAGCCTGTGTGCAACCAG GTAGAATGCCATCTTTATCTCAACCAGAGCAAAATGCTGGACTATTGTAAGTCAAAAGACATCGCTCTTGTTTCCTACTGTACATTGGGGAGTTCTCGAGACGCAACCTG GGTGGATCAGAATAGTCCAGTCCTCTTAGATGATCCAGTTCTTTGTACCATTGcaaaaaagtacaagaaaacaCCAGCGCTGGTTGCTCTTCGTTACCATTTGCAGCGTGGCGTTGTGGTCCTGACCAGGAGCTTCAATGAGAAGCGCATCAGAGAGAACATGCAG GTTTTTGAATTCCAGTTGACTCCAGAGGACATGAAAGTCCTAGATGGCTTGAACAGAAATTTAAGATACAATCCTGCATATTA TTTTAATGGACATCCCAATCACCCATTTGCCGATGAATATTAA